In a genomic window of Streptococcus mitis NCTC 12261:
- a CDS encoding SP0191 family lipoprotein, translating into MKKIVLVSLAFLFVLVGCGQKKETGTATKTEKDTLQSALPVIENAEKNTVVTKTLVLPKSDDGSQQTQTITYKDKTFLSLTIQQKRPVSDELKTYIDQHGVEETQKALLEAEEKDEAIIEARKLAGFKLETKLLSATELQTTTSFDFQVLDVKKASQLEYLKNIGLENLLKNEPSKYISDRLANGATEQ; encoded by the coding sequence ATGAAAAAAATAGTTCTTGTTAGTCTAGCTTTCCTTTTTGTCCTAGTTGGTTGTGGACAGAAAAAAGAAACTGGAACAGCTACAAAAACAGAAAAGGATACGCTTCAGTCGGCGTTGCCAGTTATTGAAAATGCCGAGAAGAATACAGTTGTGACCAAGACTTTGGTCTTGCCCAAGTCAGATGATGGCAGCCAGCAAACCCAAACCATTACTTACAAAGATAAGACTTTTTTGAGCTTAACGATTCAACAAAAGCGTCCAGTCTCTGATGAATTGAAGACCTATATTGACCAACATGGAGTGGAAGAAACTCAAAAAGCTCTTCTCGAGGCGGAGGAGAAGGATGAGGCTATCATAGAAGCTCGTAAATTAGCAGGATTTAAGCTTGAAACCAAACTATTGAGCGCAACAGAACTTCAAACAACCACTAGTTTTGATTTTCAAGTTCTGGATGTCAAGAAGGCTTCTCAGTTAGAATATTTGAAGAACATTGGTTTAGAAAATCTCTTGAAGAATGAACCAAGTAAATATA
- the spx gene encoding transcriptional regulator Spx: protein MIKIYTVSSCTSCKKAKTWLNAHQLSYKEQNLGKEGITREELLDILTKTDNGIASIVSSKNRYAKALGVDIEDLSVNEVLNLIMETPRILKSPILVDEKRLQVGYKEDDIRAFLPRSVRNVENAEARLRAAL, encoded by the coding sequence ATGATTAAAATTTATACAGTCTCAAGTTGTACTAGCTGTAAAAAAGCAAAAACCTGGCTCAATGCCCACCAGTTAAGTTATAAAGAACAAAATCTTGGTAAAGAAGGAATTACGAGAGAAGAATTACTGGATATTCTAACCAAAACAGATAACGGAATAGCCAGCATCGTTTCATCTAAAAATCGCTATGCCAAAGCCCTTGGAGTGGATATTGAAGATTTGAGTGTCAATGAAGTCCTCAATCTGATTATGGAAACACCGAGAATTTTAAAGAGCCCAATTCTTGTGGATGAAAAACGCCTACAAGTTGGCTATAAGGAAGATGATATTCGTGCCTTCCTACCACGCTCTGTCCGTAATGTAGAAAATGCAGAAGCACGTTTGCGTGCAGCTCTATAA